The following nucleotide sequence is from Psychroflexus torquis ATCC 700755.
GTTCTAAAATGTTTGCCTTCATTGGCATAGAGCATAAAGGCCTTTGAAAGCTGATCGCAAGTCATCGCTAAAGAGCATTGGTAAAAATAGAAATCAAGTATGTCCTCGGTGTCGTTAGTAATATTGCCAAGGGATTTCATGTAATTAACCAAAGCTTTGTTTCGGTAACCATGTTTTTTTTCACTTCTAGCAACAGACTCATCGAAGTGAATGTCCTCACTTCCACAAAGTTTTCTTACAAATTTCAAAAGGTCTTTTTTTGGATTATCCAGAACAGTTAACAAAGCATCTGCAACCACTATAGATCCAGCATTTATAAAAGGATTACGAGGGATGCCTTTTTCTCTTTCCAACTCTGTAAGAGAATTAAAAGACGATCCTGAAGGTTCAACGTTTACACGTTTCCAAAGCTCCTTCCCTAGCAACTCTTTAGCTATTGTTAGAGTGAAGACTTTTGAAATACTTTGAATAGAGAATTTTTCTTGGCTATCTCCAAATTCATAGAATGAGCCATCGTGAGCGTAGAGATAAATCCCAAATTTCAGAGGATTAGCCTTAGACAATTCTGGAATATAACCAGCTACATTCCCCATAGCCGTATCGGGAATAAAATCCTTCTGAAGTCGATCTAAAATAGCTTGATAATCCATCTAATTGAAATTTAAAATAGCATTGGGATCTATTTCGTAAGCTAATTGGCCAGGTTCAAAAATACGTGCAGAAAAGTTATTTTCCAATGTGATTTTAGAATCCGATACTTTTAACCAACTCCCCTCACGCAAACCTACAACTATGACAGAATTTAGATTTTGAAATTCCTTAATTCGAGTCTCACGTGTTTCCCCTTTATGGGTTGATTTTAGATCGGGATCTTTATAATGTGCATTAATATTAAAATCAAGAAGGCCCAAAGTTTTAAATGAAGGAGGGTAAACAATAGGCATGTCGTTGGTCGTTTGCATAGTAAGACCAAATATATTACTACCAGCACTCGTCCCTAAATAGGGAGCCCCAGCATCAATTGCAGTTCTCAAAACGTCCATCAATCCAAGTTCATGTAACTGCTTTACAAGTAAAAATGTATTTCCACCTCCAACAAAAATAGCTTCAGCAGAAGCAATAGCTTTTTTTGGGTCTTTAAATTCATGCAAACCTCTTACATTTTTACCACATGGCTTTAAGCCCTTTTTAGCCTTTTCAGTATAGTCATCGTGAGTAATGCCTCCAGACCTCGCAAAAGGTATAAATAAAATGTCTTCAACATCGGCAAAATGAGTCTCAAGAGTTGGTAGTAAATACTCTAGATAAGAGCTGCCGTGAATAGTGGATGTACTTGCTATGATTGCTTGCATATGCTTTCAACGAATAATGTGTGATAAACTGAGTTAACAAAAAAATTAGTGTCAAAATTAAGATTGTGTATCTGATTTTTTAAGTAGATTGTGAAAAAATAACACATGAAATTAATCTTTACCAGCCTTTGTCTCGTTTTCATACAAGTATTAACTGCACAAATTAGTGATCGCGTTTATGTTGCAGGAGAAATTATAGTTCCTATTGATGGCGAGGCCTCACAAATTGAAATCATCAATCAAAATACAGATAAAGGGACGGTTACCAATCAATACGGTCAATTTGGGATTTTGGTGAGACTAGGAGATCGCTTAAGATTTGAAGCCATTCAATACCAAAATTTTACGGTGGTCATAGATAAGAATATCATCCAAAAAAAGAAGTTGACCATCAAAATCAATGATGAAATCAACACCTTGGACGAAGTGATCGTATCTCCTTATGATCTGGAGGGAAATATTGAGGTGGACGCAAGGAAAGTAAATGCAACTTACTTTAAAGCACCTGGTGATGGTTCAGAATCAATTCTGAACGATTATGATGGAACACGGCCGAATATAAGAACTCAAACTATAAATGAAAGTCTTAATACCGAACAACAGTTTATAAGAAATGGATTGAATATCGCTAATATTTTTAGAACAATTTTAGCATCAAAAGAGGTTACTATAGACCATAAGTTGCCAGAAAATGTTGATGTTATGGTGAGGAAGATGTATAAAGATTCCTTTTTTAAAGAAAATCTTAATATCGATGAAGATAAAATCAATCAGTTTATTTTCTATGTCGAAGATAAAGGCCTCACTAAAAACATGCTTAAAAAAGGGAATGAATTGGACTTGATTGAGTTTTTGATTCAAAAGTCTAAAGAATTTAAATCGAAAGACTAATTTGAGAATCTACTTCTACCTCCTTTTAATCTTACCCTTAATTAGCTTTGGGCAGGAAAAATTTATAAAGGGTCAGATTTATGCAGATTCTTTGGACACTTATCAAATCAACATCATCAATATCACTCAAGAAATTGGGCAAGTGTCCACTCCAGAGGGGAAATATAACATAAGAGCTAAAGTGGGCGATTCCATATTATTTACTTCTCTTCAACATAAAACCTACACCATAAATGTTGAAGATAGTAATTTGAGAACTAACACTTCTATTTTTCTAGAAATGCAAATCAACGAATTAGAAGAAGTCACTATTTTACAATATGATCTTACAGGTAACCTAAGCAAAGACATTAAACAAGTAGAGACTGACTTTATTGACCAGCGGCAGTTTGGTTTTAGAGTTCCTCGAAAATTAGCTAAAGTAGAACGAGAATTACGCGCTGCTCAAAGTAGCTCTTTAGATTTCCTCATTATGTCTCTCAATGGAGAAATGAAGAAAATAAAGCAACGCATAGAAATTGCAAATATTAAAACTGATAAAAATAGACTCTTAAGAACTATTCCCTCTAGTCTGATAACTACTGACTTGAATATTCCTGAAATCTATGTAGAAGACTTTGCTTATTATTGTGCGGAGGATAAGCATACCGTTTCCATCATGGATAAAGAAGATCCATTAGCCTTAATCGATGAATTGAAGCTAAAAGCAATTGCTTATATCTCTATTAAAAATTTAAAAGAATGAAAGTTTTATTGACTTTTTTTATTTGGCTTTCTATCTCAACAACTACAGACGTCCATGAATTCTATCTTAGCGTCACCGACATAAATTATGTTGCTGAAAAACAAAGTCTACAGATTATTTCTAGAGTGTTTACAGATGATTTTGAAGATGTTCTCAATAAACGATATCAAAAAGATTTTAAACTTATTCCCTCTTTAGAAGTCAAAGAAACTGAAGTCTTTATCGAAAAATATATTAAGGATAAATTTTTTATAGAGTCTGAGGGTAAAATTTTGTCCCTGAAGTATTTAGGAAAGAAATACGAAGATGACATGGTTTACTTATATATTGAAATTGGAAATATAGATGAGCTTAACTCAATAACTATTGAAAATTTAATTTTGACAGATTTGTTTGAGCAGCAAAAAAATATGATTCATTTCGAATCTGGAGAGTTTAAAAAAAGTTTTATTTTAGAAAAAAAGCTCTCAAAACGAACGATAACATTTTAACCCTAATTTAATTTAAGTCTAATAACACTGTACATTATGAATAGAATTAAATATGCACCGCTCTTTTTGGCGGTTTTATCAATTACCTTTTCAGGCTTTTCTCAAGAAGAAAAAGTTGAAGAAAAACAAGAAGGACATACCAACCAGAATAAGTTCAGACAACTCTACGATGAATTTGCAACGCCAAATGTCTACAGAACTGCATCTGGTGCTCCAGGTCATCAGTATTATCAAAATACTGCAGATTATGAGATGGACATTACCTTAGATGATGAGAATACCATGCTCTACGGAAAGGAAACCATTACTTATACCAACAATTCTCCCGATGCCTTAGGCTATTTATGGGTTATGCTAGACCAAAATATCAGAGCTAAAGATAGTCCAGCCAAAGAGAAAAACAGCAGTGAATTTGCTCCAATAACTCCTGCACCAAGCTTTGTAAACTCTCACATGAAAGCAGAATTTGATGGTGGATTTAACATCAAAAGAGTTCATAAGGATGGCCAACCTCTCCCTCATACCATTAATTACACGATGATGAGAGTAGAAATGCCAGAACCACTTCTACCAGGTAAATCTTTTGAATTTTCAATAGAGTGGGATTATTTAATTAATAACCACACGACAAACAGAGGGCGTTCTGGATATGAATATTTTGAAGAAGACGATAACAGAGCTTATGTTATTGCTCAATTTTTTCCAAGAATGGCCGTTTATAATGACAAAGAAGGATGGCAAAACTACCAATTTTGGGGAAGCGGAGAATTCGCTTTACCATTTGGTAATTATGAAGTGAATATAACTGTTCCAGAAGATCACATATTGGATGGTACAGGAAAACTTCAGAATAGAAAAGAAGTATTTAGCAAAACAATGCTCGATCGATATGAACAAGCAAAGACCTCTTTCGACAAACCTGTTGTTATTGTTACAGAAGAAGAAGCCGTTGCTAACGAAAAAATGAATGCCACTGAAACTAAAACTTGGGAGTTTAAAGCTGAAATGGTAAGAGACTTTGGTTTTGCTACCTCAAGAAAATTTATTTGGGACATGATGGCTGTTAAGGTCGGCGATAGAGATGTTATGGCTGTTTCCCTTTATCCTAAAGAAGGTAATCCCTTATGGGAAGATTGGTCGACCCTTGCAGTAGCTAGTACTTTAGAAACTTATAGCAGTTATACGTTTAATTATCCTTACCACAAAGCAATTTCTGTTCATGCAAAAAGCCAAGGGATGGAATATCCAATGATTTGTTGGAATTATGGGAGACCAGATGAAAACGGGTTTATCTCAGATCGTACTAAATTTGGAATGGTTAGCGTAATTATCCATGAAATTGGACACAACTTTTTTCCTATGATCGTCAACAGTGACGAAAGACAATGGGGATGGATGGATGAAGGTATTAACACCTTTATGCAGTATTTATCTGAGCAAGAATTTGCAAAAACTTACCCTGCTATATTATCTGGAAACGAAGAAACCTATGAAAAATACCCCTCTAGACGAGGTGAGCCTTCTAAAATGGTTAATTACATGAAAGGAAATCAAGAGTATATCTCTCCAATCATGACCAATCCAGAACAAGTGTACCAATTAGGAAATAATGCTTACGGAAAACCAGCAACAGCGCTTAATATTTTAAGAGAGACCGTTATGGGTCATGAGCTTTTCGATTATTCTTTCAAAACTTTTGCCCAACGTTGGATGTTTAAACACCCTACTCCAGAGGATTTTTTCAGGACAATGGAAGATGCCTCTGCCGTTGACTTAGATTGGTATTGGAGAGGATGGTTTTATACTACAGATTATGTGGATATTGGCATCAAGGATGTTAAAAACTACTTTATCTCAAGTAATCCTACCACTGAAGGTAAAGCTTTACTTAGTAGATATGGTATAGATGATCCAGCAAAAGATCCAAGATCTAAAGACGCAGTTTATCTATTGACAGAGGATAGTGAAGATTTTGAAGCAGCTATGAAAAATGGTGATCCTTTAGATCAAGCTCCAAAATTAAGAGAATACCTTATGGATAACTTCACTCAACAAGAGATTGATGTGATGAAGCAGCCAAAGCATATTTATGAAGTGACTTTCAATAAACCAGGAGGTTTAGTGATGCCGATTATTGTAGAATTTCAATATGCCGATGGAACTTCAGAGGTTATCGAATATCCAGTACAAGTCTGGAGAAAAAACGATTCTGAAGTGAAAAAGGCTATCTTTTCTGAAAAGGAAATCGTAAAAATGATTGTTGACCCTAAGGCAGAAACTGCCGATGTAGATACGGCTAATAATGTATGGCCGAGAG
It contains:
- the pepE gene encoding dipeptidase PepE is translated as MQAIIASTSTIHGSSYLEYLLPTLETHFADVEDILFIPFARSGGITHDDYTEKAKKGLKPCGKNVRGLHEFKDPKKAIASAEAIFVGGGNTFLLVKQLHELGLMDVLRTAIDAGAPYLGTSAGSNIFGLTMQTTNDMPIVYPPSFKTLGLLDFNINAHYKDPDLKSTHKGETRETRIKEFQNLNSVIVVGLREGSWLKVSDSKITLENNFSARIFEPGQLAYEIDPNAILNFN
- a CDS encoding DUF6702 family protein, translating into MKVLLTFFIWLSISTTTDVHEFYLSVTDINYVAEKQSLQIISRVFTDDFEDVLNKRYQKDFKLIPSLEVKETEVFIEKYIKDKFFIESEGKILSLKYLGKKYEDDMVYLYIEIGNIDELNSITIENLILTDLFEQQKNMIHFESGEFKKSFILEKKLSKRTITF
- a CDS encoding glutaminase, giving the protein MDYQAILDRLQKDFIPDTAMGNVAGYIPELSKANPLKFGIYLYAHDGSFYEFGDSQEKFSIQSISKVFTLTIAKELLGKELWKRVNVEPSGSSFNSLTELEREKGIPRNPFINAGSIVVADALLTVLDNPKKDLLKFVRKLCGSEDIHFDESVARSEKKHGYRNKALVNYMKSLGNITNDTEDILDFYFYQCSLAMTCDQLSKAFMLYANEGKHFRTQEQVIDPQSVKRINAIMQTCGFYDEAGEFSYRVGLPGKSGVGGGIVAVHPQHYSVTVWSPMLNDKGNSALGMKVLEELTTLTGLSIF
- a CDS encoding M1 family metallopeptidase, with protein sequence MNRIKYAPLFLAVLSITFSGFSQEEKVEEKQEGHTNQNKFRQLYDEFATPNVYRTASGAPGHQYYQNTADYEMDITLDDENTMLYGKETITYTNNSPDALGYLWVMLDQNIRAKDSPAKEKNSSEFAPITPAPSFVNSHMKAEFDGGFNIKRVHKDGQPLPHTINYTMMRVEMPEPLLPGKSFEFSIEWDYLINNHTTNRGRSGYEYFEEDDNRAYVIAQFFPRMAVYNDKEGWQNYQFWGSGEFALPFGNYEVNITVPEDHILDGTGKLQNRKEVFSKTMLDRYEQAKTSFDKPVVIVTEEEAVANEKMNATETKTWEFKAEMVRDFGFATSRKFIWDMMAVKVGDRDVMAVSLYPKEGNPLWEDWSTLAVASTLETYSSYTFNYPYHKAISVHAKSQGMEYPMICWNYGRPDENGFISDRTKFGMVSVIIHEIGHNFFPMIVNSDERQWGWMDEGINTFMQYLSEQEFAKTYPAILSGNEETYEKYPSRRGEPSKMVNYMKGNQEYISPIMTNPEQVYQLGNNAYGKPATALNILRETVMGHELFDYSFKTFAQRWMFKHPTPEDFFRTMEDASAVDLDWYWRGWFYTTDYVDIGIKDVKNYFISSNPTTEGKALLSRYGIDDPAKDPRSKDAVYLLTEDSEDFEAAMKNGDPLDQAPKLREYLMDNFTQQEIDVMKQPKHIYEVTFNKPGGLVMPIIVEFQYADGTSEVIEYPVQVWRKNDSEVKKAIFSEKEIVKMIVDPKAETADVDTANNVWPRENTSSEFESFKEGKE